A single genomic interval of Funiculus sociatus GB2-C1 harbors:
- a CDS encoding FGGY family carbohydrate kinase: MLLGIDLGTGSAKALLLATDGTTIGEASSSYPVHAPQPGWAESEPGDWWSGVGEAVRKAVGNHANQVQAIALSGQMHGVVLASESGQPLRPAILWADTRSSATLNTYHSLDAAILERLGNPITAGMAGPTLLWLREHEPTVYTEARWALQPKDWLRLRLTGEVATEPSDASGTLLYDVVSDDWAWDAISALNLRCDWLPKIIPSSAIAGYLTTVASEHLGLRVGLRVIAGAADTAAAALGNGLLEPGLVQLTIGTGAQIITPRSQPIIDPHGRTHLYRAAVPNQWYTLAAMQNAGLALEWVRGILGLS, from the coding sequence ATGCTGCTTGGCATAGATTTAGGAACAGGCTCTGCTAAAGCATTGCTCCTAGCGACAGACGGAACCACTATAGGTGAAGCATCAAGCTCCTATCCTGTTCATGCACCCCAACCTGGATGGGCTGAGTCGGAGCCAGGGGATTGGTGGTCAGGTGTTGGCGAGGCTGTTAGGAAGGCAGTGGGAAATCATGCCAATCAAGTACAGGCGATCGCACTTTCAGGGCAAATGCACGGTGTTGTCCTAGCTTCGGAGTCGGGTCAGCCCCTGCGTCCTGCTATCCTCTGGGCAGATACTCGCTCTAGTGCCACGCTTAACACTTATCATTCGCTCGATGCCGCTATTCTAGAGCGCTTGGGCAACCCGATTACGGCTGGAATGGCGGGGCCAACTTTGTTGTGGCTACGAGAACACGAGCCTACTGTTTACACCGAAGCGCGTTGGGCACTCCAGCCAAAAGATTGGCTACGGTTACGGCTGACTGGAGAAGTTGCAACCGAACCCTCTGATGCTAGTGGTACTTTACTTTACGATGTTGTGTCGGACGACTGGGCTTGGGATGCAATCTCAGCCTTGAATCTACGTTGTGATTGGTTACCGAAAATTATCCCCTCTAGTGCGATCGCAGGTTATCTAACAACTGTTGCTTCCGAGCATCTTGGCTTAAGAGTTGGCTTAAGAGTTATCGCTGGTGCGGCGGATACGGCAGCGGCGGCGCTTGGTAACGGACTACTAGAGCCTGGATTAGTTCAACTAACCATCGGCACAGGCGCTCAAATCATTACACCTCGTTCCCAACCCATTATCGATCCTCATGGTCGTACACATCTCTATCGAGCCGCCGTACCTAACCAGTGGTACACCCTTGCAGCCATGCAAAATGCGGGGTTAGCGCTGGAGTGGGTGCGAGGTATCCTCGGCTTGAGCTG